Proteins found in one Herbiconiux sp. A18JL235 genomic segment:
- a CDS encoding alpha-keto acid decarboxylase family protein — MSDQTQSGTSSHPAVVTVGQYLATRLVQLGADHVFGLPGDFNLSLLDQMVTVDGFTWVGSTNELNAAYAADGYARLRRGIGALVTTFGVGELSAINGVAGSFSEDVPVVKITGMPSTTARAAGLHLHHTLIDGDYDHFYRAYREVTASATIVKATTATRDIDAALMTALRESKPVYLGIPADVAVAPVPSANLRSPLVAATSDAGELARFTAALEEAVSEHPRVTLLVGPQVHRTSQEPLIRSIADHDGVYVASQNMSKAVLDESHPASLGTYMGAFTRIEEARDAVDQAPLLVLAGTVMSDFLTGFFTQRFDEQQAVELGLTSARIADTTFYGVRLTDSLAALHEVLGRFEREAVVPVGHPPVPDADAPVAGKALSQEHFWGAVQNWLRPGTTVIADAGTSFYGALDLVLPDDSALLGQPVWSAIGYTVPATLGACVAAPGHRAVLFVGDGAAQLTVQELATILHRGFTPVIFLLNNDGYTVERKIQSPSAVYQDITSWDWTLIPAALGAGDRVLTTTARTEDELAAALSLAHSADDKAVLVEVVLPKLDSPRLLTVLTDAIAAAAKAAAAR; from the coding sequence ATGAGTGACCAGACACAATCCGGAACAAGCTCCCACCCCGCGGTCGTCACAGTCGGCCAGTACCTCGCCACCCGCCTCGTGCAGCTCGGCGCCGACCACGTGTTCGGCCTCCCCGGCGACTTCAACCTCAGCCTTCTCGATCAGATGGTGACGGTCGACGGGTTCACCTGGGTGGGCTCCACGAACGAGCTCAACGCCGCCTATGCCGCCGACGGCTACGCCCGCCTGCGACGGGGCATCGGCGCCCTCGTCACCACTTTCGGCGTGGGCGAGCTCTCGGCGATCAACGGGGTGGCCGGCAGCTTCTCCGAAGACGTCCCCGTCGTCAAGATCACGGGCATGCCCTCCACCACGGCCCGCGCCGCAGGACTGCACCTGCACCACACTCTCATCGACGGCGACTACGACCACTTCTACCGGGCCTACCGCGAGGTCACCGCCTCCGCCACCATCGTGAAGGCGACGACAGCGACGCGCGACATCGACGCCGCGCTCATGACGGCGCTCCGCGAGTCGAAGCCGGTCTACCTCGGCATCCCCGCCGACGTCGCCGTCGCACCGGTGCCCTCGGCCAACCTGCGGTCGCCTCTCGTGGCCGCGACCTCGGATGCGGGGGAGCTCGCCCGCTTCACCGCAGCCCTCGAGGAGGCCGTCTCCGAGCATCCGCGCGTGACGCTGCTCGTCGGGCCCCAGGTGCACCGCACCTCGCAGGAGCCGCTCATCCGCAGCATCGCCGACCACGACGGGGTGTACGTGGCGTCGCAGAACATGTCGAAGGCGGTGCTCGACGAGTCGCACCCCGCCTCACTCGGCACCTACATGGGAGCCTTCACCCGCATCGAGGAGGCCCGCGACGCCGTCGACCAGGCGCCGCTGCTCGTGCTCGCCGGAACGGTGATGAGCGACTTCCTCACCGGCTTCTTCACCCAGCGCTTCGACGAGCAGCAGGCGGTGGAGCTCGGACTCACCTCGGCGCGCATCGCCGACACCACCTTCTACGGCGTGCGGCTCACCGACTCGCTCGCGGCGCTGCACGAGGTGCTCGGCCGCTTCGAGCGGGAGGCCGTGGTGCCGGTCGGGCATCCGCCCGTTCCCGACGCCGATGCCCCGGTGGCCGGCAAGGCGCTCAGCCAGGAGCACTTCTGGGGTGCCGTGCAGAACTGGCTGCGTCCGGGGACGACGGTGATCGCCGACGCCGGCACCTCGTTCTACGGCGCCCTCGACCTCGTGCTGCCCGACGACTCGGCGCTGCTCGGCCAGCCGGTGTGGTCGGCGATCGGCTACACCGTGCCGGCGACCCTCGGCGCCTGCGTCGCCGCACCGGGCCACCGGGCCGTGCTCTTCGTGGGCGACGGGGCGGCCCAGCTCACGGTGCAGGAGCTCGCCACCATCCTCCACCGCGGCTTCACGCCGGTTATCTTCCTGCTCAACAACGACGGGTACACGGTGGAGCGCAAGATCCAGAGCCCGTCGGCGGTCTATCAGGACATCACGTCGTGGGACTGGACCCTCATCCCCGCAGCCCTCGGCGCGGGCGACCGGGTGCTCACCACGACCGCACGAACCGAAGACGAACTCGCCGCAGCGCTCTCGCTCGCCCACTCGGCCGACGACAAGGCCGTGCTGGTGGAGGTCGTGCTGCCGAAGCTCGACTCTCCGCGCCTGCTCACGGTGCTCACCGACGCGATCGCCGCCGCCGCGAAGGCGGCAGCCGCGCGCTGA
- a CDS encoding methylenetetrahydrofolate reductase C-terminal domain-containing protein, translated as MNATPELREACPKHMEYGPCGGVDFDGSCEVGEFRCVFLDLPTVRWRGGGEGDDDRLARDAPGATGAPTAPGSSGARAMRALLATRQIVVADFPGRALDLASLEECADTLAGRVDAALAGDSGRSRVQFPPAYRAHLIQQRRLAVWTGLNCRDRNRVALESELAGLSEVGVAAVHCVTGDHTLTGDRPDALPVFDLDSTRAAALARRAGHLVSVGESPTTPPHDRRAARLAEKVRAGADLCFVNHAGGAEPVRRFIAESWDAGAAPGFIACVPMVVDHGSATLLRSFTTLVLPEGYLDGILAAADPRRAGIDAALALSEQLLALDGVVGVNLSGGAADGKEREFAAALAEVADRLQLGRPDGRAASPKLTP; from the coding sequence ATGAACGCGACGCCCGAGCTGCGGGAGGCCTGCCCGAAGCACATGGAGTACGGCCCCTGCGGGGGCGTCGACTTCGACGGCAGCTGCGAGGTGGGCGAGTTCCGCTGCGTGTTCCTCGACCTCCCCACCGTGCGCTGGCGGGGTGGCGGCGAGGGTGACGACGACCGCCTTGCGAGGGACGCGCCGGGCGCGACGGGCGCGCCGACTGCGCCGGGCTCCTCGGGCGCGCGAGCGATGCGCGCCCTCCTCGCCACCCGCCAGATCGTCGTCGCCGACTTCCCGGGCCGTGCCCTCGACCTGGCATCCCTCGAGGAGTGCGCCGACACTCTCGCCGGCCGCGTCGACGCCGCCCTCGCCGGCGACTCCGGCCGCAGCCGCGTGCAGTTCCCGCCCGCCTACCGGGCCCACCTCATCCAGCAGCGCAGGCTCGCCGTGTGGACCGGCCTCAACTGCCGCGACCGCAACCGCGTCGCGCTCGAGAGCGAACTCGCCGGCCTCTCCGAGGTGGGCGTCGCCGCCGTGCACTGCGTGACCGGTGACCACACCCTCACCGGAGACCGCCCCGACGCGCTGCCCGTCTTCGACCTCGACTCCACCAGGGCCGCCGCGCTCGCGCGGCGGGCCGGCCATCTCGTCTCGGTGGGCGAGTCCCCGACGACTCCGCCGCACGACCGCCGTGCCGCCCGTCTCGCCGAGAAGGTGCGGGCGGGGGCAGACCTCTGCTTCGTGAATCACGCCGGGGGAGCGGAGCCCGTGCGCCGCTTCATCGCCGAAAGCTGGGATGCGGGTGCCGCCCCAGGCTTCATCGCGTGCGTCCCGATGGTGGTCGACCACGGCAGTGCGACCCTGCTCCGTTCGTTCACCACCCTCGTGCTCCCCGAGGGGTATCTCGACGGCATCCTGGCCGCTGCCGATCCTCGCCGCGCCGGGATCGATGCCGCTCTCGCCCTCAGCGAGCAGCTGCTCGCCCTCGACGGAGTCGTCGGGGTGAACCTCTCCGGCGGGGCCGCCGACGGCAAGGAGCGCGAGTTCGCCGCGGCGCTCGCCGAGGTCGCCGACCGGCTGCAGCTCGGCCGCCCCGACGGCCGAGCGGCGAGCCCTAAGCTGACACCATGA
- a CDS encoding NADPH-dependent F420 reductase has translation MTATGLTTIGFIGSGNIGGQLARLAVAHGYSVVLSNSRGPETLADLIAELGPQATAGTPEEAATAGELVVVTVPLKAYEQVPVAPLEGKIVIDTNNYYFERDGHLPVLDAGEATVSGLLQAHLPGSTVVKAFNNIMAADLTTTGSATGTPDRRGLPIAGDDAAAKQLVATLLDEFGFDAVDAGTLDESWRFERDRPAYVVRMTAAEIPGKLAGAVR, from the coding sequence ATGACCGCAACAGGACTCACCACCATCGGATTCATCGGCTCGGGCAACATCGGGGGCCAGCTCGCGCGACTCGCCGTCGCTCACGGCTACTCGGTCGTGCTCAGCAACTCGCGTGGGCCCGAGACGCTCGCCGACCTCATCGCCGAGCTCGGGCCCCAGGCCACGGCGGGCACACCGGAGGAGGCGGCGACGGCGGGCGAGCTCGTCGTCGTGACCGTGCCGCTCAAAGCCTACGAGCAGGTGCCCGTGGCGCCCCTCGAGGGCAAGATCGTGATCGACACGAACAACTACTACTTCGAGCGCGACGGGCACCTGCCGGTGCTCGATGCCGGAGAGGCCACCGTGTCGGGTCTGCTGCAAGCCCACCTGCCCGGCTCGACCGTCGTGAAGGCGTTCAACAACATCATGGCCGCCGACCTCACCACCACCGGATCGGCGACCGGAACGCCCGACCGCCGCGGCCTGCCGATCGCCGGCGACGACGCCGCGGCCAAGCAGCTGGTGGCCACACTGCTCGACGAGTTCGGCTTCGACGCCGTCGACGCCGGCACCCTCGACGAGAGCTGGCGCTTCGAGCGCGACCGCCCCGCCTACGTGGTGCGGATGACCGCGGCCGAGATCCCCGGCAAGCTCGCCGGGGCCGTGCGGTAG
- the uraH gene encoding hydroxyisourate hydrolase yields the protein MNAHVRSKVTTHVLDSGIGLPAAGVPVRLEHDDLCNWVMIASAETDADGRATALGPTELPAGRYRLSFDTSVYFHEQEIRAFYPEVQIVFELTDPAAHYHVPLLLSPFAYSTYRGS from the coding sequence ATGAACGCCCATGTCCGCAGCAAGGTCACCACGCACGTGCTCGACTCAGGGATCGGGCTGCCGGCCGCCGGCGTGCCGGTGCGGCTCGAGCACGACGACCTCTGCAACTGGGTGATGATCGCCTCGGCCGAGACCGACGCCGACGGGCGGGCCACCGCGCTCGGCCCCACCGAGCTGCCTGCCGGGCGCTACCGTCTCAGCTTCGACACGAGCGTGTACTTCCACGAGCAGGAGATCCGCGCGTTCTACCCCGAGGTGCAGATCGTGTTCGAGCTCACCGACCCCGCCGCGCACTACCACGTGCCGCTGCTGCTCAGCCCCTTCGCCTACTCGACCTACCGCGGGAGCTGA
- a CDS encoding MurR/RpiR family transcriptional regulator: protein MNRGGVQARPDDVAERPLTIGQRIDKSYGELSPQEQRAADFILDHLTDLAIYSGTELAHRSGVSKATVSRLFRRLGFENAQEVREHARSLRSSGVPVGGATPGASADLSAHLVREVENLRRCLDALGPERLEQAISLLVHSRSVVVVGMRNSFAPALHLREQLAQARTGVLLAPQPGQTIAEEFADRDARDVAVVFGFRRRPAGFARLVQGIAARGVPVLLIGDASARRYAEFAQLWLECPIDSVTPLDSYASAMSLVNVLASGALAARPRDARTRIASINTLYDAFGELE from the coding sequence GTGAACCGCGGCGGCGTGCAGGCTCGGCCCGACGACGTCGCCGAGCGCCCGCTCACCATCGGGCAGCGCATCGACAAGAGCTACGGCGAGCTGTCTCCGCAGGAGCAGCGCGCCGCCGACTTCATCCTCGATCACCTCACCGACCTGGCGATCTACTCCGGCACCGAGCTCGCGCACCGCAGCGGAGTCTCGAAGGCGACGGTCTCGCGGCTGTTCAGGCGGCTCGGTTTCGAGAACGCCCAGGAGGTGCGCGAGCACGCGCGGTCGCTGCGCTCGTCCGGCGTGCCGGTCGGGGGAGCGACGCCCGGGGCATCGGCCGATCTCAGCGCCCACCTCGTGCGGGAGGTCGAGAACCTCAGGCGTTGCCTCGACGCGCTCGGCCCCGAGCGGCTCGAGCAGGCCATCTCGCTCCTCGTGCACAGCCGCTCGGTGGTGGTCGTGGGCATGCGCAACAGCTTCGCGCCGGCGCTGCACCTCAGGGAGCAGCTCGCGCAGGCCCGCACCGGGGTGCTGCTCGCGCCCCAGCCCGGCCAGACCATCGCCGAGGAGTTCGCCGATCGGGATGCGCGTGACGTCGCCGTCGTGTTCGGCTTCCGGCGGCGGCCGGCGGGCTTCGCGCGGCTGGTGCAGGGGATCGCGGCACGCGGCGTGCCAGTGCTCCTCATCGGCGACGCATCGGCCAGGCGCTACGCCGAGTTCGCTCAGCTCTGGCTCGAGTGCCCCATCGACAGCGTCACCCCGCTCGACAGCTACGCGAGCGCCATGAGCCTGGTGAACGTGCTCGCCTCCGGGGCTCTCGCGGCGCGGCCCCGCGACGCGCGCACGCGGATCGCCTCGATCAACACGCTCTACGACGCCTTCGGCGAGCTCGAGTAG
- a CDS encoding pyridoxal 5'-phosphate synthase → MSLPASAAALLTEWLPSNDDPVRPLMTLGTIDPSGYPDARSVLLSEYDDTGFFFHTDSRSRKVRDVTETPRAVLTLVWPGRQLVVQGDVSPASADELDRAYAHRSRYLQLLAWLNTPELAMLDHEERLARWAAFAAEHPEGTLSAPETWAGFVVEPVRLTFWHGDPDTASRRVEFARAANGEWAESILPG, encoded by the coding sequence GTGAGCCTTCCCGCGTCGGCTGCCGCGCTGCTAACCGAGTGGCTGCCGAGCAACGACGACCCGGTCAGACCCCTCATGACCCTCGGCACCATCGACCCGTCCGGGTATCCGGATGCGCGCTCGGTGCTCCTGTCGGAATACGACGACACCGGGTTCTTTTTCCACACCGACTCGCGCTCGCGCAAGGTGCGCGACGTGACGGAGACCCCGCGGGCGGTGCTGACGCTGGTGTGGCCCGGTCGACAACTGGTGGTGCAGGGTGACGTGAGTCCCGCATCCGCCGACGAGCTCGACCGGGCGTACGCGCACCGCTCGCGCTACCTCCAGCTGCTGGCCTGGCTCAACACCCCCGAGCTCGCGATGCTCGACCACGAGGAGCGCCTCGCGCGCTGGGCAGCGTTCGCGGCCGAGCACCCGGAGGGCACGCTGAGCGCCCCCGAGACCTGGGCGGGCTTCGTCGTGGAGCCCGTGCGGCTGACGTTCTGGCACGGCGACCCCGACACCGCGTCGCGGCGGGTGGAGTTCGCGCGCGCCGCGAACGGGGAGTGGGCGGAGTCGATCCTCCCCGGCTGA
- a CDS encoding 2-oxo-4-hydroxy-4-carboxy-5-ureidoimidazoline decarboxylase gives MTGVVDSGELREALRSCLGVERFVAEVAGAAPFATNDELLATADAVARTLTPAEVDAALAHHPRIGERAAGDGQSQRFSRSEQSSAEASDAGLAQAIADGNAAYERRFDRVFLVRAAGRGRAEILAELTRRLVLDDAAEAATVASELHDITLLRLASLYPPTAASGTAATAASGTSPRAEGDA, from the coding sequence ATGACGGGAGTCGTGGATTCGGGGGAGTTGCGCGAAGCGCTGAGGTCGTGCCTGGGGGTCGAGCGCTTCGTCGCCGAGGTCGCCGGCGCCGCGCCCTTCGCGACGAACGACGAACTGCTCGCCACCGCCGACGCCGTGGCCCGCACGCTCACGCCGGCCGAGGTCGACGCGGCGCTCGCCCACCACCCGCGCATCGGCGAGCGGGCCGCCGGCGACGGGCAGTCGCAGCGCTTCAGCCGCTCGGAGCAGTCGTCGGCCGAGGCCTCGGATGCGGGCCTCGCCCAAGCGATCGCCGACGGCAACGCCGCCTATGAACGGCGCTTCGACCGCGTGTTCCTCGTCAGGGCGGCCGGGCGTGGGCGGGCCGAGATCCTCGCCGAGCTCACCCGCCGGCTCGTGCTCGACGACGCCGCCGAGGCGGCGACGGTGGCCTCCGAGCTTCACGACATCACCCTCCTGCGCCTCGCGTCGCTCTACCCGCCCACCGCAGCATCCGGAACCGCTGCGACCGCCGCATCCGGAACCTCGCCTCGTGCCGAAGGAGACGCATGA
- a CDS encoding NTP transferase domain-containing protein, with protein sequence MSTMHADATDPGSGPAPSPPVRSGVRATGVLLAAGAGTRMGRPKALVSDPLTGEPWLLRGIRALVDGGCSAVVVVLGARATEARELLATTVGGSPAGGIRVAPSTTTITVIEAPDWHDGLSASLRAGLSSLDPTTIDAALITLVDLPRLPAASVARLLDVASPRTALRQAVYDGRPGHPVLIGADHLAALGASLGGDRGARSYLRAHGAEEVDCTDLGGGDDVDGPRRALRESGTHSP encoded by the coding sequence ATGAGCACCATGCACGCGGATGCCACCGACCCCGGTTCGGGGCCTGCCCCGAGCCCACCGGTCCGGTCGGGCGTGCGGGCGACCGGCGTGCTGCTCGCGGCGGGCGCCGGCACGCGCATGGGCCGGCCGAAGGCCCTCGTCTCCGATCCACTCACGGGTGAGCCGTGGCTGCTGCGCGGCATCCGCGCCCTCGTTGACGGCGGCTGCTCCGCCGTCGTCGTGGTGCTGGGCGCGCGAGCCACCGAGGCGCGTGAGCTGCTTGCCACCACAGTGGGTGGCTCCCCCGCCGGAGGCATCCGTGTCGCCCCATCCACGACGACGATCACGGTCATCGAAGCGCCCGACTGGCACGACGGCCTCTCCGCCTCCCTGAGGGCCGGGCTCTCCTCCCTCGACCCCACCACCATCGACGCCGCCCTCATCACCCTCGTCGACCTCCCCCGGCTGCCCGCCGCATCCGTGGCTCGGCTGCTCGACGTCGCGTCACCGCGCACCGCCCTGCGGCAGGCGGTCTACGACGGCCGCCCCGGGCATCCGGTGCTCATCGGGGCCGATCACCTCGCAGCGCTCGGCGCGTCGCTCGGCGGAGACCGGGGCGCCCGCTCCTACCTGCGCGCGCACGGCGCCGAAGAGGTCGACTGCACCGACCTCGGGGGCGGCGACGACGTCGACGGACCCCGGCGAGCACTCCGAGAATCGGGAACACACAGCCCCTGA
- a CDS encoding allantoate amidohydrolase has protein sequence MTPVETPVTATAREVPESTTAAELLRRCEVLAGYSSMPDGLIERVYLSEEHRQVNALAAEWMQAAGMTTWQDAAGNQCGRLEGAVPGLPALLLGSHLDTVPAAGKYDGILGVLSAIAVVERINASGRELPFALEVVAFADEEGTRFGRALLGSRALAGTWDDAWWELHGEDGVSLRDAFTAWGLDPATIGDAARRPEELIGYLEAHIEQGPYLEDENKALGIVSSIAGARRFILTVTGKAGHSGTPYERRRDALAGAADAIIAIERLARSAQLIATVGHLQVFPDAVNVIPGKVEFSLDLRGEYDSERDRIWTVIQGLLDDICRQRRLRWDSVETHSAPAAVCSARLRGVIADGIRSTGDKRPMSLFSKAGHDAMAVAEITEIGMLFVRCEGGVSHNPEERVTEDDVAKTIDAFERAVLALAEQTDAPAPVGQTDAPAPAVQTEQGL, from the coding sequence ATGACCCCCGTCGAGACCCCCGTCACCGCCACAGCGCGCGAGGTTCCCGAGTCCACCACCGCCGCCGAGCTGCTGCGCCGCTGCGAGGTGCTGGCGGGGTACTCCTCGATGCCCGACGGGCTCATCGAACGCGTCTACCTCTCCGAGGAGCACCGCCAGGTCAACGCCCTCGCCGCCGAGTGGATGCAGGCCGCCGGCATGACCACCTGGCAAGACGCCGCCGGCAACCAGTGCGGGCGACTCGAGGGCGCCGTTCCGGGGCTCCCGGCGCTGCTGCTCGGCAGCCACCTCGACACCGTTCCCGCCGCCGGCAAGTACGACGGCATCCTGGGTGTGCTGAGCGCCATCGCCGTGGTGGAGCGCATCAACGCCTCGGGGCGCGAGCTGCCGTTCGCGCTCGAGGTCGTCGCCTTCGCCGACGAGGAGGGAACCCGGTTCGGCCGCGCCCTGCTCGGCAGCCGCGCACTCGCCGGCACCTGGGACGACGCCTGGTGGGAGCTGCACGGCGAAGACGGTGTGTCGCTTCGCGACGCGTTCACCGCCTGGGGTCTCGACCCGGCGACGATCGGCGACGCCGCCCGCCGGCCGGAGGAGCTCATCGGCTACCTCGAGGCGCACATCGAGCAGGGTCCCTACCTCGAAGACGAGAACAAGGCACTCGGCATCGTGTCGTCGATCGCGGGCGCACGCCGCTTCATCCTCACCGTCACCGGCAAGGCAGGCCACTCGGGAACCCCCTACGAGCGGCGTCGCGACGCCCTCGCGGGTGCGGCGGATGCGATCATCGCCATCGAACGGCTCGCCCGCTCGGCACAGCTGATCGCCACGGTCGGGCACCTGCAGGTGTTCCCGGATGCAGTGAACGTCATCCCGGGCAAGGTCGAGTTCAGTCTCGATCTGCGCGGTGAGTACGACTCGGAGCGCGATCGCATCTGGACGGTCATCCAGGGGCTGCTCGACGACATCTGCCGGCAGCGGCGACTGCGCTGGGACAGCGTGGAGACCCATTCGGCACCCGCCGCGGTCTGCAGTGCGCGGCTGCGCGGGGTGATCGCCGACGGCATCAGGTCGACAGGCGACAAGCGGCCGATGTCGCTGTTCTCGAAGGCCGGGCACGACGCGATGGCGGTGGCCGAGATCACCGAGATCGGGATGCTGTTCGTGCGCTGCGAGGGCGGGGTCAGCCACAACCCCGAGGAACGGGTGACCGAAGACGACGTGGCGAAGACCATCGACGCCTTCGAGCGTGCGGTGCTCGCCCTGGCGGAGCAGACGGATGCGCCCGCGCCGGTCGGGCAGACGGATGCTCCCGCGCCGGCGGTGCAGACGGAGCAGGGGTTGTGA
- the pucL gene encoding factor-independent urate hydroxylase: MSIVLGPHQYGKAENRIVRVYRDTARHEIHDVNVSTALRGAFDAAHLVGDQSAVLPTDTQKQTAYSYAKEKGLTSIESYGLVLGTHFVDDVEPVSGARIEIEEYAWERAVVDGVEHDHAFVRKGQEVRTAAITVEGKGAEQKTWVIGGLKELVLLKTTGSEFKDFLENSYTRLQPTTDRIMATSLVAKWRFFEPAEGWGSIDWEATYTGIKQTMVSVFATLHSLALQQTLYEMGKAVLEAYPFLAEIRLSAPNKHHFLYDLSPFGVENDNEVFHADDRPYGLIQASVLRDDAPPAGPAWDIAGGFA; encoded by the coding sequence ATGTCGATCGTCCTCGGACCGCACCAGTACGGCAAGGCGGAGAACCGCATCGTGAGGGTGTACCGCGACACGGCGCGGCACGAGATCCACGACGTGAACGTCTCGACCGCGCTGCGCGGAGCCTTCGACGCGGCCCACCTCGTCGGCGACCAGAGCGCCGTGCTTCCCACCGACACGCAGAAGCAGACCGCCTACTCCTACGCCAAGGAGAAGGGGCTCACCTCGATCGAGAGCTACGGACTGGTGCTCGGCACCCACTTCGTCGACGACGTCGAGCCCGTCTCGGGCGCCCGCATCGAGATCGAGGAGTACGCCTGGGAGCGCGCCGTCGTCGACGGGGTCGAGCACGACCACGCCTTCGTGCGCAAGGGCCAGGAGGTGCGCACCGCCGCCATCACCGTGGAGGGCAAGGGCGCCGAGCAGAAGACCTGGGTGATCGGCGGCCTCAAAGAGCTCGTGCTGCTGAAGACCACGGGTTCGGAGTTCAAAGACTTCCTCGAGAACTCCTACACCCGGCTGCAGCCCACGACCGACCGCATCATGGCGACCTCGCTGGTGGCGAAGTGGCGCTTCTTCGAGCCCGCCGAGGGGTGGGGGTCGATCGACTGGGAGGCCACCTACACCGGCATCAAGCAGACCATGGTGAGCGTGTTCGCCACCCTGCATTCGCTCGCGCTGCAGCAGACCCTGTACGAGATGGGCAAGGCGGTGCTGGAGGCGTACCCGTTCCTCGCCGAGATCCGTCTGTCGGCACCCAACAAGCACCACTTCCTCTACGACCTGTCGCCGTTCGGGGTCGAGAACGACAACGAGGTGTTCCACGCCGACGACCGGCCCTACGGCCTCATCCAGGCCTCGGTACTCCGCGACGACGCGCCCCCAGCCGGCCCCGCCTGGGACATCGCCGGCGGCTTCGCGTAG
- the allB gene encoding allantoinase AllB: MSNPYDLVVRAESVFVDGEWRAAAVAVRDGVVAAIAEYDEEIPAHQVATLPEGQVLVPGIVDTHVHVNEPGRTEWEGFDTGTRAAAAGGVTTIVDMPLNSIPPTTTVEALELKRAAAAPQARVDVGFWGGAIPSSLGALEPLWNEGVFGFKCFLSPSGVDEFPHLDTEQLNAALAEIAGFGGLLIVHAEDPDVLDAASSASHGGPGYLDFVASRPDLSEEDAIAHVIAGVRATGARAHILHLSSARALDALRAAKAEGLPLTAETCPHYLSFSAEHIPDGATQYKCCPPIRDEANRDLLWEGLLDGTIDLIASDHSPSTAELKFAGSGDFAEAWGGISGLQLSFPAVWTAARERGIPLERVLGWMAVNTAALVGLGTKGAIAVGGDADLVAFAPEETFVVSAEELEHKNKVSAYDGSTLHGVVHTTWLAGEVVHVVGDRPGAPERVPSGRLLTRPGAGPEARSTE, from the coding sequence ATGAGCAACCCCTACGACCTGGTCGTGCGCGCCGAGTCGGTCTTCGTCGACGGGGAGTGGCGGGCGGCCGCCGTCGCCGTGCGCGACGGCGTTGTCGCGGCGATCGCCGAGTACGACGAGGAGATCCCGGCGCACCAGGTGGCCACCCTGCCCGAGGGGCAGGTGCTCGTGCCGGGGATCGTCGACACGCACGTTCACGTCAACGAGCCGGGCCGCACCGAGTGGGAGGGCTTCGACACGGGCACGCGGGCCGCCGCCGCGGGCGGGGTCACCACCATCGTCGACATGCCGCTCAACAGCATCCCGCCCACCACCACCGTCGAGGCGCTCGAGCTCAAGCGCGCGGCCGCGGCGCCGCAGGCACGGGTCGACGTGGGGTTCTGGGGCGGCGCGATCCCCTCGAGCCTCGGCGCCCTCGAGCCGCTCTGGAACGAGGGGGTGTTCGGGTTCAAGTGCTTCCTCTCCCCCTCGGGGGTCGACGAGTTCCCGCACCTCGACACCGAGCAGCTGAACGCCGCTCTCGCCGAGATCGCGGGCTTCGGCGGGCTGCTCATCGTGCACGCCGAAGACCCCGACGTGCTCGACGCCGCCTCCTCGGCGTCGCACGGTGGCCCCGGCTACCTCGACTTCGTCGCCTCGCGACCCGACCTCTCCGAGGAGGATGCGATCGCCCACGTCATCGCGGGCGTGCGGGCGACGGGTGCCAGGGCGCACATCCTGCACCTCTCGAGCGCCCGTGCCCTCGACGCCCTGCGCGCTGCCAAGGCGGAGGGGCTGCCCCTCACCGCCGAGACCTGCCCGCACTACCTGAGCTTCTCGGCCGAGCACATCCCCGACGGGGCCACGCAGTACAAGTGCTGCCCACCCATCCGCGACGAGGCCAACCGCGACCTGCTCTGGGAGGGCCTCCTCGACGGCACCATCGACCTCATCGCGAGCGACCACTCCCCCTCCACCGCCGAGCTCAAGTTCGCGGGCTCGGGTGACTTCGCCGAGGCCTGGGGCGGCATCTCGGGGCTGCAGCTGTCGTTCCCCGCGGTGTGGACGGCGGCGCGCGAACGCGGCATCCCGCTCGAGCGCGTGCTGGGGTGGATGGCCGTGAACACGGCGGCGCTCGTAGGGCTGGGCACGAAGGGCGCCATCGCGGTCGGCGGCGACGCCGACCTCGTCGCCTTCGCCCCCGAGGAGACCTTCGTGGTCTCGGCCGAGGAGCTCGAGCACAAGAACAAGGTGTCGGCCTACGACGGCAGCACCCTGCACGGAGTGGTGCACACCACCTGGCTCGCGGGCGAGGTCGTCCACGTCGTGGGCGACCGCCCGGGGGCGCCCGAGCGGGTGCCGAGCGGCAGGCTGCTCACCCGCCCCGGTGCGGGGCCCGAGGCCCGTTCCACCGAGTGA